From the Nitrospirota bacterium genome, the window GTCGGCAGCGTGGCCGATGAGCTGAGAGTAAAGATCACTGACTGCGAGCTTGGTTGCTTCTGATGGGAGTGATACTCTTTGAACTTGCACTTACGCTGTATTTTGCCGCGACCATTATCAGTATCACGGAACTTTTCAAAGAGTCCAGAATAACCGCGAGAATTACGATTGCAGCAGCAGTGATCGGTTTCGTGATCCACACCGCGAGTATTGTTTCCCGGTATCTCACCGCAGGACATCTTCCCATTACAAACCCCCATGAAGCGACATCGTTTTTCAGCTGGTGCATAGTCCTAATCTTTTTTATTCTCCAGACCAGATATAAAATCGGCCTCCTGCCGTCATTCATCATGCCTATTGTGTTCATCCTGATGCTTATATCCTCGATGCTTTCAAGAGAGGTAAAACCCCTGACCCCGGTGCTGCAGAGCTACTGGCTTGGCATACATACTGTTTTTGCGTTTCTCGGGAATGCGGCTTTCGCGATGGCATTCGGCATCGGATGCATGTACCTTGTGCAGGAACATTATGTGAAATCAAAGCAGCTCGGCGGCCTCTTCGGGAGATTGCCAAGCCTTCAGACACTTGATGAGGTGAAT encodes:
- the ccsB gene encoding c-type cytochrome biogenesis protein CcsB → MGVILFELALTLYFAATIISITELFKESRITARITIAAAVIGFVIHTASIVSRYLTAGHLPITNPHEATSFFSWCIVLIFFILQTRYKIGLLPSFIMPIVFILMLISSMLSREVKPLTPVLQSYWLGIHTVFAFLGNAAFAMAFGIGCMYLVQEHYVKSKQLGGLFGRLPSLQTLDEVNYRLISFGIPLFTLAIITGAFWAETAWGRFWNWDPRETWSLITWFIYAIILHARLVLGWRGKRAAILSMIGFLTIMIAFFGIKLLQKGLHVFL